In a single window of the Necator americanus strain Aroian chromosome X, whole genome shotgun sequence genome:
- a CDS encoding hypothetical protein (NECATOR_CHRX.G21963.T1), whose translation MGWYESGRVEILYTGYGRVPQRQNSLHWGGTSLKESKFSSLGLDGSHRVEILYTGVGRVPQSRNSVHWGWTGPTESKFCTLGLDGSHRVEILYAGVGRVPQSRNAVHWGWTGPAESKCRSMGWYESHRVEILWNGVGRVPQSRNAVHWGWTGPAESKFCTLGLDGYHRVEIPYTGVGRVPQSRNAVAWGGTSPTE comes from the coding sequence atggggtggtacgagtctggcagagtagaaattctctacACTGGGTATGGACGGGTACCACAGCGTCAAAATTCTCTAcactggggtggtacgagtctcaaagagtcgaaattctcttcactggggttggacgggtcccacagagtagaaattctctacactggggttggacgggtcccacagagtcgaaattctgtacactggggttggacgggtcccacagagtcgaaattctgtacactggggttggacgggtcccacagagtcgaaattctgtacgctggtgttggtcgggtcccacagagtcgaaatgctgtacactggggttggacgggtcccgcagagtcgaaatgtcgtagcatggggtggtacgagtcccacagagtcgaaattctgtggaatggggttggacgggtcccgcagagtcgaaatgctgtacactggggttggacggggcccgcagagtcgaaattctgtacactggggttggacgggtaccacagagtcgaaattcccTACACTGgtgttggacgggtcccacagagtcgaaatgccgtagcatggggtggtacgagtcccacagagtag